CGGCCCGGCTCTGCTTGCGAAGCGTCTCGGTCACGTGACGCAGGATCGAACGGACCGATGCATCGAAGTCCGAGTTGTCGACGATCGGTACGTCATACTGCTCGGCGAGCTCCAGGATGTGGTCCTGGATGCGAAGAATGGCGGAGAGATTGCCGAGATAGCGATGAGGCGGTCGGTCCCCGGCGCCGCGAGCACGCTTCTCGAAGCGCCCGCTGAAGGCCTTCTCCTCGAGCGTGGCAACGACGAGGAACACGACATGAGCCCGGTCGGCGTACTGGGCTGGATCGATCAGGTCCGGCAAGACCGCGACCCCGTCGAGAATCAGGTTCGAGTTCTCTTCGATCGCCCGTTCGATCATCGCACGGGCGCCGACGGAAACCGTCGCAGCCTGGGCGCGGAAGGCGTCGATCACCGGATCCTCAGCCTGGTCGGAAACCACGACGACTTTGTGCGCGTCGTAGGATGAAGCGTGAATCGCGGGCACGAGCTCGGGTCCCAACATGATGCGCATGACCTGACGAATCGCGTCCGTCGAAGTCACGCCCGCGATGCCGAGGCGATGGGCAACCGCCTGGGCCAGCGAACTCTTGCCAACGCCGGCCGTCCCCGCGAGCAGCAGGATCAGCGGTCGCTCGGAATCCAGGAACTCTCGCCACGCCCGGTAGCGCCCCGCCACGCGCGGCCCGAGCCGACGCTCGAGGGTCTCGGCCGCCAGGGCCCGAAGCTCGGCACGCTCGACGAAGGGCTCTCCCCGGGCGACGAGGGCGGCTTCGATCTCGCGACCCACTTCGTGGGCCTGCTCGGGCTCGATCGCGGATGCCAACAACGAGGCCGAAAGCACCCCCTTGGAGAAGGGCGAAGGCTCGCGCCCCCCGGTTACCTGGATCTCGGGCCCGACCGCGAGCGGCTTGTCCTCGAGGGCTTCAGGAAACTGCTCCGCGACCAGGGCCGCCAGCTCATCCCGCCCGATCCGATCGCTGCCGCGCAGCTTGTCCCGGATCTGGGAGGCCGCCTGAAAGGCGGTATCGAAGGACGCCCCACGCCCCATCAGCGAGTGGATCATGATGCCTCGCATGAAGGGTCGGCGTCCGTGGCTGTCTTCTACCCAGATCCGGCCACCAGAATCACGGGCTATGGGTTTGGGCTGCGTCACCGGCCGAGGCTACCTCACGGTTCGAAAGCGGGCGAACTCGGGGAAAGCCCCCGCTCAACTCGCAGAAAACTCTCGAACACATCGTTTCTCCACAGGTTTCATGTTGACCGCCTACACAACTGCGTTTATCTTCGGGGGGAAGGAACTCCCCGTTCCGTTCACATCCCCGGTTGCTCCTCCACCACATCCGCTCCAGGAGGCGACCGACCATGCGCATCCTCGCGATCGTCAACCAGAAGGGGGGCTGCGGGAAGACCACGACCGTGGTGAACCTCGCGGGCGCCCTCGCTGCGGAGTCGCGGGTGCTGGTCGTGGACATGGATCCCCAGGCCCATGCCACCCTGGCCCTGGGCTTCGACCCTGAGGCGTTGGAGGAGAACCTCTACGAGGTGCTCGTCGAGCCCGTGGGATCTTCCGGGGCCGGGCGTCTGGCGGAGGTGATCATCCCCTGGAGCGACAACCTGCACCTGGCGCCCTCGGGCATCGTTCTCTCGGCCCTCGAACAGAAGCTCTCCGGCGATCGCGCCGAGCGTCGTACGGAGCGTCTCGAAGCGGCCCTGGCCACGGTTCAGGACGACTACGATTTCGCCCTGATCGATTGTCCGCCCAACGTCGGCGTGCTCACCTTCAATGCCCTTCGGGCGGCGCGGGAGGTCGTCGTGCCTCTCGAACCCAGTGATTTCGCCATCCACGGCGTCCAGAAACTCCTGGAGACGATCGCCCTGCTCTCGGATCGCATCGGTCATGAGGTCTCGGTGCGAATCCTCCCCACCCTCTTCGACGGGCGCACACGTTATGCCCGGGACACCCTCGCCGAGATCCGCTCCCTCTTCGAGGATCTCTGCTTTGACACGGTCATCCGTTCCAACGTCAAGCTGCGTGAAGCCGCGCGCCGCGGTCGACCCATCGGGAGCTTCGCCCGAACCGCCAATGGCACCCTCGACTACGCTGCCCTCGCTCTGGAGATCTCCCTCGCTGGACCGACGACACCGCTCGGCGACGCATTGACAGAAGACCGATCCGGCCCAGAGAGAGAGGTGGTCGTGCGCTACTGCGATCCTGGGGCAACCGACGTCCGCATCGCGGGCGACTTCAATGGCTGGGTGCCGGACAAGGACGTGCGTTCCCTGGTGCGTGCCGAGGGGCCCGAACGAGTGTGGACGAAGATCCTCAACCTGCCGCCGGGCACCTACCACTACCGCTACGTGGTCGACGGCGAATGGCGGGAAGACCCGGACAACCCCAATGCCGTGCCGGGCCCCGTCGGCGGGCGCAACTCCGTCCTGGTCGTCGCCTAGCCCCGTGGCTCGCGAACTGGGAGACGTTCTCCACTACTTCCTCGATGATGCGCCGGACACCGTCCCCGACGATGTGCCCGACGCCGCGCACGAACGGGCCAAGGCCCAGGCCTGCCCGATCGTGGCCGCGCCGATGCATCCGCGCGATGCCATCCGATCGGCGCTGCTCTGGAATGTTGCGGTCGAGCTGCGCGGATTGGGCCGCGCGCCGACGCTGCTCGCGCCAGCGCTTCAGCGGGATCACTCCGCTTGGCTCGATCTGGCCAGCGAGAAGCTGGAGCCTTCCTGGGTTTCCCTTCCGAAGGGCGACATCGACCCGTTGCTCGATGCTGCGTCGGGAGCGGCAAACTCGCTTCCCCAGGAGCGTGGCCCGGTCGTGCTGGTTCACGTCCCCTCCGACACCAGCTGGAATGACGGGCACGCGGAGCTATTCGAGCGTTGTTGGTTCGTCGCGGGTGCGTCCGATGCCGATCGCCAGGAGTTCCTGGAGCTCTCCGAACGGGTCTTGACCGCAGCGCCTAGATCGCGAATCGGTGTCACGGTCCGCGGTGCCGAAACCCTCCTGGCAGCGCGACGCGTCTTCGACGCCCTGGCCGAACTCTTCGAGGCCCGCTTCGAGCGCAACCTGACGAGCTACGGCCTCCTCGTGGACGAATTGGAACTGGCGCGAGAGCTGGCGAAACGCCAATCCGTTTTCGACGGCATCCCCGCAAGCCGCGCGAAACGAGCCCTGCGCGATGTCGCCGAACTGCTGCGCGACGATCTGCATTGAGTACACCCCCCCTGAATGGCGCTGGATTTCCCGACGTGAACGCACCGGCCTGGGACCCGCCCTTCGAAGCGGGCGATCTACGCGCAGCCCTCCTCGAACTGCACGAACCCCTCGAGGTGATCGCGCGCGACGTCCTCGGTTGCGGAGGCCGCGTGGGTTGGGTGGTGCGGGATCCTGCCGGCCGGGTCGGCCTGGTTCATCGTGCTCAGGCGGGACAGGATCTCCTGGCCTGGGCCGATCTGGTCGCGCAGCTGGCCTGGCTTGCTCCGCGGCTCGCCGACTGGCACCAGTTGGCACCGGAACGCCGCCTGGATCCGTCACTCTCTCCGCGGGCTTTGTTGATTGCAGATGCCTTCGATGAACGCACGAGGCTGGCGGCCGGCAGTTCGTCGTGCCGGGTCGAACTCTGGCGTCTGGTGGCCGCCCCTGGGGGCGTGTCGTTGATCCCGGAGGGGCTCCGCGCCGCCGCGCCCACCCCGCCGATCGAGGCTTTCCGGCCCGACCATCCCCCCCCGCAGTCGCGTTTTCGGAGCCGCCTGGGCGACG
This portion of the bacterium genome encodes:
- a CDS encoding AAA family ATPase, giving the protein MRILAIVNQKGGCGKTTTVVNLAGALAAESRVLVVDMDPQAHATLALGFDPEALEENLYEVLVEPVGSSGAGRLAEVIIPWSDNLHLAPSGIVLSALEQKLSGDRAERRTERLEAALATVQDDYDFALIDCPPNVGVLTFNALRAAREVVVPLEPSDFAIHGVQKLLETIALLSDRIGHEVSVRILPTLFDGRTRYARDTLAEIRSLFEDLCFDTVIRSNVKLREAARRGRPIGSFARTANGTLDYAALALEISLAGPTTPLGDALTEDRSGPEREVVVRYCDPGATDVRIAGDFNGWVPDKDVRSLVRAEGPERVWTKILNLPPGTYHYRYVVDGEWREDPDNPNAVPGPVGGRNSVLVVA